The following DNA comes from Nicotiana sylvestris chromosome 10, ASM39365v2, whole genome shotgun sequence.
aagaatagtcgactgcgctcactgggggtgtgcagactccggaggggctccttcagcccaagctctatactattgcggcgtgcaatccaatccatataatatactactgcgacgtgcagtccgatccatataatatactactgcggcgtgcagtccaatccgtataaatatatatactgctgcggcgtgcagcccgatctatagcatatcaaataccctcacaatggggttctcgacccctctcagtcaatatagacttggactctcgggcacactaagataagacggggttctcaacccacacgttactctcattaggTTATAAAAATTTCTAAAGCTGGTTCATATTTTGTTTATtagttaagaacatgactgagggtatgattttgacaagaaaagtgaggtcaaccaatacaaatgccccctaagggttctacagatcggcacaaggccccaaacgtggcaactagcccataatataatgatattaattaagtctcagtcaaaagtacagtagagtcatcaaacgggatggaccgagtccaaatccccagtagtaacagaccccacgctcatcatacagcatgtatctcatctcaacatagcaccacgttgtgcaaattcggggtttcagaccttcagaacatcatttataaccattactcacctcaagaaggtcgaaatcctagctcgctactcccttgcctcgcaaatcaacctcctcaagcgtcgaatctgatcaaaaccataagtaatacattacaataggctaagggaatacaacccatatcgaaaatcacgaagttggcaaaacccgagccccgggtccacttctcgaaaaattagaaaattgacatcaccggattccttatctcgccacaagtgtatacatatcaaatttaccgaaatccgagatcaaatgctccctcaaacccccaaatttctatttcaaaagtcaagccctaatccttcccgttttaatcaaatttccatgaatttagatgttgaatctacaattaaataacgtttctaggccataggactcacctccaatcgattcccaatcaaaaccctctttaatactcgtcaaaagctcccaaggttactcaacaatggaggaaatgggacttggttcgcgggtgaaatgtttattaaaacccttctgtcagcctagattttactctatgcgatcgcatccaagcctctgcgatcgcatagctcaactttcccaggcctccaaaatgtcctatgcgaacgcgaccccttaactgcgatcgcactgcttcaccaatcaaacctacgcgatcgcatacACTACTCCGCGATTGCATTGAACAAAGTACCCCTCAGAACCTCAGGTCCATTTAACACTACGCGATCGCATTACTCCTCatgcgatcgcaatgaacaacctcctcaacctatgcgatcgcataccctATTCAGCGATCGCATTGAGCAATCAGAACGGCCTTCCCCAAACATTCCATGCGATCGCAATTGCACTCCTGCGATCGCAGAGAACAAAAATGTTCTGCAACACTCAACTGAAATTTTTAACTTCAAAAACCAAGATTGGTCcgattaaccatccgaaatcaccccggggcccccgggacctcaaccaaaagtgccaacccatcctaaaacatcattaaaacttgttccaatcatcaaaacaccacaaacaacaccaaaaccatcaaattgcaTTGGATtaaagcctaaatttcttaaaaacttccgaaatacgcatttgatcaaaaacctgaccaaaacacctccgaatggtctgaaattttgcacacacatccaaaatcacctaacgaagctattgcaactctcagaattccattctgatccccgtatcaaaatctcacctaccaaccggaattcgccaaaatactaacttcgccaattcaagcctaattctactccggacctccaaaatcaattccgatcacactcctaagccacatattAACCCCTgaaactaaccgaatcaccggaaatcacatccgagccctctaactcaatagtcaacatccagttgacttttccaaaacaagccttccttaaagagactaagtgtctcatttcctatcaaaaccaatccgatttaactctaacacaccgaataccgataacgaaatatgaagaagcataaaatgggggagatggggcagtaactcacgtgacgacgggccgggtcgtcacatttggtcaaacggtcaaaacttATTTAGCTAccaaattagcgaccaacgttggtcgctatttttaattccagaGTCAAAACCCGggtttcccctcccattctttcaaaatatttccccaaaatatgtcttttctctctcacactcaaaccccccCTCCGACTCCTAGCAACAGTGACGCCACCCACGCTACCGACGACCACCGATGGTAGCAGCTCCACCGCCGGCGACCTCCATTCCCAagtgattttgtttaatttctccatgttagggttcaaagttatatattatttgttcaaccatgttagggttcaaagttaatttctccatgttagggttcaaagttagctcaaccatgttagggttcaaagttatatattatttgcaatttttagggttcttattaatacatttagtccaaaatatttagttttacctactaatttggggaagaaattgtttgaagagaagaaaccctaagagttgcacctttaggattatgtattggaattttagtttataaattaaaattttaggatatgacttgaacttttgtggatatgagttgaacctttaggatatgaattgaaattttggtttatgtattggaattttagtttataaattaaaattttaggatttgacttgaacttttgtggatatgagttgaacctttaggatatgaattgaaattttggtttatgtattggtattttagattataaattgaaattttaggatatgacttgaacttttgtggatatgagttgaacctttaggatatgaattgaaattttggtttatgtattggaattttagtttataaattgaaattttaggatatgacttgaacttttgtggatatgagttgaacctttaggatatgaattgaaattttggtttatgtattggaattttagtttataaattgaaattttaggatttgacttgaacttttgtggatatgagttgaacctttaggatatgaattgaaattttggtttatgtattggaattttagtttataaattgaaattttaggatttgacttgaacttttgtggatatgagttgaacctttaggatatgaattgaaattttggtttatgtattggaattttagtttataaattgaaattttaggatatgacttgaacttttgtggatatgagttgaacctttaggatatgaattgaaattttggtttatgtattggaattttagtttataaattgaaattttaggatttgacttgaacttttgtggatatgagttgaacctttaggatatgaattgaaattttggtttatgtattggaattttagtttataaattgaaattttaggatatgacttgaacttttgtggatatgagttgaacctttaggatatgaattgaaattttggtttatgtattggaattttagtttataaattgaaattttaggatttgacttgaacttttgtggatatgagttgaacctttaggatatgaattgaaattttggtttatgtattggaattttagtttataaattgaaattttaggatttgacttgaacttttgtggatatgagttgaacctttaggatatgaattgaaattttggtttatgtattggaattttagtttataaattgaaattttaggatatgacttgaacttttgtggatatgagttgaacctttaggatatgaattgaaattttggtttatgtattggaattttagtttataaattgaaattttaggatttgacttgaacttttgtggatatgagttgaacctttaggatatgaattgaaattttggtttatgtattggaattttagtttataaattgaaattttaggatttgacttgaacttttgtggatatgagttgaacctttaggatatgaattgaaattttggtttatgtattggaattttagtttataaattgaaattttaggatatgacttgaacttttgtggatatgagttgaacctttaggatatgaattgaaattttggtttatgtattggaattttagtttataaattgaaattttaggatttgacttgaacttttgtggatatgagttgaacctttaggatatgaattgaaattttggtttatgtattggaattttagtttataaattgaaattttaggatatgacttgaacttttgtggatatgagttgaacctttaggatatgaattgaaattttggtttatgtattggaattttagtttataaattgaaattttaggatttgacttgaacttttgtggatatgagttgaacctttaggatatgaattgaaattttggtttatgtattggaattttagtttataaattgaaattttaggatatgacttgaacttttgtggatatgagttgaacctttaggatatgaatttaaattttggtttatgtattggaaatttaatttataaattgaaattttaggatatgacttgaacttttgtggatatgagttgaacctttaggatataaattgaaattttggtttatgtattggaattttagtttataaattgaaattttaggatttgacttgaacttttgtggatatgagttgaacctttaggatatgaattgaaattttggtttatgtattggaattttagtttataaattgaaattttaggatttgacttgaacttttgtggatatgagttgaacctttaggatatgaattgaaattttggtttatgtattggaattttagtttataaattgaaattttaggatatgacttgaacttttgtggatatgagttgaacctttaggatatgaattgaaattttggtttatgtattggaattttagtttataaattgaaattttaggatttgacttgaacttttgtggatatgagttgaacctttaggatatgaattgaaattttggtttatgtattggaattttagtttataaattgaaattttaggatttgacttgaacttttgtggatatgagttgaacctttaggatatgaattgaaattttggtttatgtattggaattttagtttataaattgaaattttaggatatgacttgaacttttgtggatatgagttgaacctttaggatatgaattgaaattttggtttatgtattggaattttagtttataaattgaaattttaggatatgacttgaacttttgtggatatgagttgaacctttaggatatgaattgaaattttggtttatgtattggaattttagtttataaattgaaattttaggatttgacttgaacttttgtggatatgagttgaacctttaggatatgaattgaaattttggtttatgtattggaattttagtttataaattgaaaatttaggatttgacttgaacttttgtggatatgagttgaacctttaggatatgaattgaaatttttgtttgtgtattggaattttagtttataaatttaaattttaggatatgagttgaacttttgtggatatgagttgaacctttaggatatgaattgaaattttggtttatgtattggaatttttgtttatgaattgaaattttaggatatgacttgaacttttgtggatataagttgaacctttaggatatgaattgaaattttggtttgtatattggaattttagtttataaattgaaattttaggatttgacttgaacttttgtggatatgagttgaacctttaggatatgaattgaaattttggtttatgtattggaattttaggttataaattgaaattttaggatatgacttgaacttttgtggatatgagttgaacctttaggatatgaattgaaatttcggtttatgtattggaattttagtttataaattgaaattttaggatatgacttgaacttttgtggatatgagttgaacctttaggatatgaattgaaattttggtttatgtattggaattttagtttataaattgaaattttaggatatgacttgaacttttgtggatatgagttgaacctttaggatatgaattgaaattttggtttatgtattggaattttagtttataaattgaaattttaggatttgacttgaacttttgtggatatgagttgaacctttaggatatgaattgaaattttggtttatgtattggaattttagtttataaattgaaattttaggatttgacttgaacttttgtggatatgagttgaacctttaggatatgaattgaaattttggtttatgtattggaattttagtttataaattgaaattttaggatatgacttgaacttttgtggatatgagttgaacctttaggatatgaattgaaattttggtttatgtattggaattttagtttataaattgaaattttaggatatgacttgaacttttgtggatatgagttgaacctttaggatatgaattgaaattttggtttatgtattggaattttagtttataaattgaaattttaggatatgacttgaacttttgtggatatgagttgaacctttaggatatgaattgaaattttggtttatgtattggaattttagtttataaattgaaattttaggatatgactttgGCATGTGTATCAAATAGTGATGATGTAGGTAGGAagcatttcctaagtagataaaagaggttatagaggaattctctacttcattttccaagaagaaaagaagtttaattgagagtgacaaggttatTGGTGATGAAATATTTTCCGTTGGTCGTGGCAGTTCCCATAaaacggggatcataagactctatgataaCAAAGACGAAAGGAAGTTTTATtctcaactttcttccaagtctgatccgtaaaAGCTTAATGGAATTGGTGATATTtattcggattcagacaatgatttgagtgacaaaagtatggaaatgctaataaaaagaattaaaggtaaaatatttttcttggaaGAGTAGGATGCTTCACGTTCATGTAGATTTTagcatccttctctaccaagaaaaacgttttacctttaattctttttattagcatttccatacttttgtcagtcaaatcattgtctgaatccgaagaaatatcaccaatcccattaagcttgtacggatcagacttggaagaaagttgagaataaaatttcctttcgtctttgtcatcatagagtcttatgatccccattttatgggaactgccacgaccaacggaaaacattccatcaccatcaaccttgtcactctctattaaacttcttttcctcttggaaaatgaagtagagaattcctctataacctcttttatctacttagaaaatgttaaattcctacctacaccatcactatttgaaacacatgccattgccttctcatcatcattactaatgagaacaacaattgatcaaagacacaccctgtcaggtactgtatccaagttattctctgtatccaagttcattctgagtaatagtaccacgaggataatcaccaaagccactagacaactttatgatgccaatgaagcaagataagctattcaatgaaactcgtattgtaaagaagaagaaagagactgattcagaaaggtgcgtcgagggtcgagcctcgactatacatgtaagcttttttactttttattaagtattttgatttacttttatataaattttgaaatactaattcaatataatttttcttataggttcgcttcacagctgatgtgggggaattcatacgcagtcagccacctaatgagtcgggcaagacaatccaactttcggacgaggatgctaaAAGAaaactccttgagtactttatatactttgaactagacaatagaaccAGTTTTTGAATGGgattgtaataagcgttaacttagttttgttagcttaatgtgttagttctattgaactttatactttgttgcttttaattgttgttgttgttggcataaaatgcctgtttaggatttttggtaagctggcaggtggtgtagctgccaaaactggcagtttctgccaaaaatataccaagaaaagtgaccaactttggtctctagtTGGTTGCTTTtcacttaaaagaaaacaaatttctaggcaatagcgaccaaccATGGTAGCTAGttaacccagatttctcaaaaAAGCGACCGACTTTGGTCGCAATTCCATTTAAAAAAACAATTTCTTGAAATATTGCGACCAATGTTGGTCccttataatttaaaaaaaattaattcttgCAGTtggcgaccaattttggtcgcttattttaaaatttttttataaaaattaataataaagcgaccaactttggtctctatttttcagatttttaaaatataatatttttttcagaccaaagttggtcgctttttatgattaataataaataaaaaaatgtaatttaCATTTggagaccaacgttggtcgccaaatttatattattaaaataatagagcgaccaacgttggtcgctacttTCTTTAcaggaatatttggtccttttgccttagagaccaaagttggtcgctaattagcgacaaACTTTGGTTCCTAAGGTAAAGGGACCAGCTTAATATGGACCAGCCCATTTTGGTCGctatttggtcgctttttggcaaataagcgaccaactttggtcgcttttgtggtcgcttttttccgaatttctagtagtggcTGTTACTCTcatgttattattttttaccgTGGATATTATTACTGGGCGGGatatattatttttttcctaacaacgtggtatcagagtcATGGCAAATAATGGTCCGCCATCTTTTCAGTACCCCCGTCTCacaaaagataattatgagaAATGGTGTCTACACATGAAAGCGATTCTTGGCTCTCAGGATGTATGGGAAATCGCAGACATAGGGTATGCAGAACCCGATAATGAGGAAACTCTGCATTAAAATGAAAAAGAGGTCTTGGCAAAGACAAGAAAGAAGGATCAACAAGCCCTCAGGCTCATCCACCAATGTTTGGATGATGCCATGTTTGAGAAGATGGCAGATGCTACCATCTCAAAGGAAGCTTGGGGgattttacaaaattctcttcAAGGAGTTGACAAGGTGAGGAAGGTAAAACATCAAACTCTAAGGGCTGATTTTGAagctttaaaaatgaaaaaatcctAAAGCATTTccgattatttttcaaaaatgaagGCTGTTGTAAATCAACTAAGAAGATACGGGGAGGACATATAAGATGTCCGTGTGGTAGAAAAGATATTTCGCACTTTAAcacctaaatttgattttgtgctGTGTGCTATTGAGGAGTATAAAGATTTAGACTCTATGATGGTTGAGCAATTGGAAGGTTCTTTACAGGTCCGCgaaaaaaagatcaaaatgagacAAGAAGTGCAATTGGAGCAACTTCTTAAATCTCTGGCATCCTTCAAGGATTATGGAGGTGAAAAGAGCTATCGAGGAAACGGccgaggccgaggccgaggccgaggcGGTCATGGAAGAGGAATAAGTAATGGTAACAACTTCAACAATGACGTTAAAATCCACCAAACATTCagaggtcgtggttgtggacaaagaggaggaagaggacgtggatactaccaagaaaataatggacaaaggtatgacaaaacaaaaattaagtgTTAGTGTTATAATTGTCAAAAATTTGGCCATTACTCTTGGGAATGTCGTAGCAATGTTGAAGAAAAAGCTAACCTTGTTGACGACAAGAAAGAAAAAG
Coding sequences within:
- the LOC138879928 gene encoding uncharacterized protein, whose amino-acid sequence is MADATISKEAWGILQNSLQGVDKVRKEYKDLDSMMVEQLEGSLQVREKKIKMRQEVQLEQLLKSLASFKDYGGEKSYRGNGRGRGRGRGGHGRGISNGNNFNNDVKIHQTFRGRGCGQRGGRGRGYYQENNGQSNVEEKANLVDDKKEKVESSFLMALKEEDRDDCNSWYLENGASNHMCGCKEKFVEINKIVREKESGYEIKALRSNRGGELSRSKIPPKES